In a single window of the Limisphaerales bacterium genome:
- a CDS encoding DJ-1/PfpI family protein produces MSDTKPKVLIIIGDAAETVDTMYPYFRLIEGGYEPVIAAPEKRTYQMVMHQNKPGWTITKEWEGYTMDADIAFADIKPEEYLGIFYSGGRAPEYIREDEDLLRITRYFFEKNAPIASVCHGVEIPARADCVKGRRMATVPKAKFDLEICGGTFVDEPCVIDGNLISGRTFWDHGHYMGPWMKLLDEARAKQSTE; encoded by the coding sequence ATGAGCGACACCAAACCCAAAGTCCTGATCATCATCGGCGATGCCGCTGAGACGGTGGACACGATGTACCCCTACTTCCGCCTGATCGAGGGCGGCTACGAACCGGTGATTGCCGCGCCGGAGAAGCGCACCTACCAAATGGTGATGCACCAAAATAAACCCGGCTGGACCATCACCAAGGAATGGGAAGGCTACACGATGGATGCGGACATCGCCTTTGCCGACATCAAGCCCGAGGAGTATCTCGGCATCTTTTACAGTGGCGGCCGCGCGCCGGAATACATTCGCGAGGACGAGGATCTCCTCCGCATCACGCGTTATTTCTTTGAGAAAAATGCCCCCATCGCCAGCGTGTGTCACGGCGTGGAAATCCCCGCGCGCGCCGATTGCGTGAAAGGCCGGCGCATGGCCACCGTGCCCAAAGCAAAGTTTGATCTCGAAATCTGTGGCGGCACCTTCGTCGATGAACCCTGCGTGATCGACGGCAATCTCATTAGCGGCCGCACCTTCTGGGATCACGGCCATTACATGGGCCCGTGGATGAAACTCCTCGATGAAGCCCGCGCAAAACAATCAACTGAATAA
- a CDS encoding sugar phosphate isomerase/epimerase, with translation MNAFTRRQFLGTTATAAALPAIATAATPKFRLQYILSSSMYGKLPLKEILPEVAKTDADTIDIWPAVHGNQREQIEAMGHDAFAAMLRRHKTAKGTLRMGCITRYDLGPFGLQKEMAFAKKFGTKLIVCGGRGRRNLKGAELKAEVKQFTELMKPHLATAEAAGVTIAIENHSSNLINTPDSLKWLAELAPSRHLGIALAPYHLESLGLDAAGHAALIKTLGNRIAMFYAWQHGMGCSKKLPKEQELLQMPGRGKLDFTPILGALKAIGYNGVTSIFMHPVPRGIPILDTAAQCTTEINRARTYLEKCLAMA, from the coding sequence ATGAACGCCTTCACCCGTCGACAATTTCTCGGAACCACCGCCACGGCAGCTGCCCTGCCCGCGATCGCGACCGCCGCGACGCCGAAGTTTCGGCTCCAGTACATTCTGTCTTCATCGATGTACGGCAAGCTGCCGCTCAAGGAGATCTTGCCGGAAGTCGCAAAAACCGACGCAGACACCATCGACATCTGGCCTGCCGTGCACGGCAATCAACGCGAACAAATCGAGGCCATGGGCCATGACGCCTTCGCCGCCATGCTGCGCCGGCACAAGACCGCGAAGGGCACCCTGCGAATGGGTTGCATCACTCGCTATGATCTCGGACCGTTCGGACTGCAAAAGGAAATGGCGTTCGCCAAAAAATTCGGCACCAAACTAATCGTCTGCGGCGGGCGCGGTCGCCGCAATCTGAAGGGCGCGGAGCTGAAAGCTGAGGTCAAACAATTCACCGAGCTAATGAAGCCGCACCTCGCCACGGCCGAAGCGGCGGGCGTAACCATCGCCATCGAGAATCATTCCAGCAATCTCATTAACACGCCCGACTCCCTCAAGTGGCTGGCCGAACTGGCGCCCTCACGACACCTCGGCATCGCGCTGGCCCCGTACCATCTCGAGAGCCTCGGCCTGGACGCCGCCGGACACGCCGCGCTCATCAAGACCCTCGGCAACCGCATCGCCATGTTCTACGCCTGGCAACACGGCATGGGCTGCTCCAAGAAATTGCCCAAGGAACAGGAACTCCTCCAAATGCCCGGCCGCGGCAAGCTCGACTTCACGCCCATTCTCGGCGCCCTCAAGGCCATCGGGTACAACGGCGTCACCAGCATCTTCATGCACCCCGTCCCCCGCGGCATCCCCATCCTCGACACCGCCGCCCAATGCACCACTGAAATTAACCGCGCGCGAACGTACTTGGAAAAGTGCCTCGCCATGGCGTAA